Part of the Candidatus Eisenbacteria bacterium genome is shown below.
GTGACCCTGGGTCCAAGGTGGCGAGCGTCAAACGGGACCTCCAGGAGACCGAGCAACAGCCGCCGCCTCCCAAGCCGCACCGGTAGGGATGGACCCGATCGCGTGCTGATCGCGCTCCTCATCACCGTCGGCTTCGTCGCCTTCGTCTGGCTCATCTTCTTTCGCCTGAAGCTGCTCGTATGGAGCATCACGTGGGCCGTCGTGTCGGTCCTCGTCGGCGTCCATGTGCTGCTGATCTTCCTCATCGGCGTCCGTTTCGTGGCGCCGTACTCCACCGACGCGCACGTCATCCAGCACACGATCCAGCTGACGCCGCGCCTCCCCGAGCCGACGCTCGTCACCGCGGTGCTGGTGGAGCCGAGCGTCCCGGTGCGCGCCGGCCAGCCGCTCTTCCAGTTCGACCGCCGGCCCTACGAGTACAAGGTGGCGCAGCTCGAGGCCGAGGTCGCGAAGGCCGAGCAGGACGTGCTGGTGCTCGAAGCCGACGAGGTAGTGGCGAACCAGAAAGTCGCCAGGGCGAAGAGCGAGCTCGAGTACGCGAAGTACCAACGCCAGCTGACCGCGATGCTGGCGAAGAAGGGTGCCGGGCCGGAGGAGGAGTTCCAGAAGTGGACGGCGCAGATGCACGTCGCCGAGGCCGACGCCAAGGAAGCCGCGGCCGAGGCGCAGCGCGCCAGGGTTCGCTACCAGTCGCAGATCGGCGGCGTGAACACGTCGGTGGCGATGGCGCGCGCCGAGCTCGACCAGGCGCGCTACTACCTCGACAACACGACGATGGTCGCCCCCGAGGACGGCTACGTGGTCAATCTCCAGGTGCGTCCGGGCATGGTGGCAGGCGACGTCCGCTTCGGCGCGATCGCGTCCTTCATCTGCGACGCGGATCGCTACGTCCTCGCGAGCTACGACCAGGAGGTGCTGAAGTACGTCGGGCCCGGACAACCGGTCGAGGTCGCGCTCGACCGCCATCCGGGACAGATCTTCCCGGGGCGCGTGGAGGCGATTTGGCCGAGCGGGGCGGGGCAGCTGCTGCCGAGCGGCACCCTTCCGAAGTTCACGCCGCCGCCGCCCGAGATGCCGCAGGGTCGCTTCGCCGTCCGCATCCGTCTCGACGATCCCGATCAGTCGAAGTTCCCGATCGGGGCGCAGGGCGCGACGGCCATCTACACCGGGGGCGGCGGCTTCGCGGCGCTGCGCCGGATCGGCATTCGCTCGTACACCTGGCTCAACTTCCTCTACCCGATTCCGTTCTGATGCGGCCGCACGCACACGTCGTCTTGCTGGCGGCGCTGCTCGCGGGCTGCCCCCTCGCGCGGCCACCCGAGCAGCCGGCCGTGCTCGAGCAGGCGCTGCCGAAGGGCACGACCGTACCGCCGGCGTGGAACGCGCCGGCGAGCCCGGAGGCGGTGAGGGGCGACTGGGTGAAATCGTTCGGCGATCCCGGTCTCGAAGCCGTCGTTGCCGAGGCGATCGCCAGCAACCCCGACCTGCGTCGCGCCGCCGCGAGCGTCGAGATCGCGCGGCAGACGGTGGTCGTCGTGGGCGCGCGCCTCTGGCCCCAGATTGGTGCGCGCATCGGCGCCGCGCGGACGCGCGATGTCGGCGAGGACGAGGCCAACAGCAACATGGAGTACGTCGGCCTGGCCTGGGAGCTGGACGTCTGGGGACGGATCCGTGCGCAGCGCGCGGCAGCGAAGGAATCGTACGAGGCGACTGCGCTCGACTATGCCTTCGCACGGCAGTCGCTGGCCGCGACCACGGCGAAGAGCTGGTACCTGGCGATCGCGACGCACGCGCTCGTCGAGCTCGCCCAACGCGCCGTCGCGCTCTATGCCGAACAGCTCGATCTCGTGCGCGTGCGCCAGGCGGCGGGCCGGGTCGCCGAGTTCGACGTCGTGCAGGCGAAAGCCTCGCTCGCCGCGGCCGAGAGCGAGCTCCGCGCCGTGCAGGCCGACTCCAGCGCGGCGCGACGCGCGCTCGAGCTGCTGCTCGGACGCTATCCCGCCGGCGACATCGCGCTGCGCGCCGGCTTCGTCCCCGCGCCGCCGCCAGTCGCCGCCGGCCTGCCCTCCGCGCTGCTCGAGCGACGCCCCGATGTCGCGGCGGCGGAGCGCCGGGTGCTCGCGGCCTTTCGCCTCCACGAAGCGGCGAAGTTGGCACTCCTGCCGTCGTTCGCGATCACGGTCGAGGGCGGGCGCTTGAGCGACAAGATCCTCGACCTGCTGCAGCTCAACCCCACGATCCTCCACGCGGCGATCGGGATGGAGATCCCCATCTACCAGGGCGGTGCGTTGCTCGCGAGGGTGAAGATCGCGACGGCCGAGCAGGAAGCCGCCGTCGCGGCCTATGCATCGGCTGCGCTGGCGGCCTTCGCCGAGGTGGAGAACGCGCTGACGAACCAGGTGACGCTCGCCGAGCGGATCCAGTACGACCGCCAGGCGCTCGACGACCGGATCGCCTCGGTGAAGATCGTACGGACGCGATACACCGCCGGCGCCAGCGACATGCTCACGGTCATCATCCTCGAGAGCGAGGCGCTCGCGGCCGAGCGCAACGTGATCGAGCTCCAGAACGCACAGCTCGCCAACCGGATCGATCTGCACCTGGCGCTCGGCGGCGACTTCGGGACCTGAGCGTGCTCCGCCTGTCGCTGTGGGCCGTCGCCTGCCTCGTCCTGGGCGTGCTGCTCGTCGCCTTCACCGATTCCGCGGTCGTGTGGTCGAGCAGAGCGCGATTCTGTGGCACTTTCTGCCATTCGATGGTG
Proteins encoded:
- a CDS encoding efflux RND transporter periplasmic adaptor subunit, whose product is MLIALLITVGFVAFVWLIFFRLKLLVWSITWAVVSVLVGVHVLLIFLIGVRFVAPYSTDAHVIQHTIQLTPRLPEPTLVTAVLVEPSVPVRAGQPLFQFDRRPYEYKVAQLEAEVAKAEQDVLVLEADEVVANQKVARAKSELEYAKYQRQLTAMLAKKGAGPEEEFQKWTAQMHVAEADAKEAAAEAQRARVRYQSQIGGVNTSVAMARAELDQARYYLDNTTMVAPEDGYVVNLQVRPGMVAGDVRFGAIASFICDADRYVLASYDQEVLKYVGPGQPVEVALDRHPGQIFPGRVEAIWPSGAGQLLPSGTLPKFTPPPPEMPQGRFAVRIRLDDPDQSKFPIGAQGATAIYTGGGGFAALRRIGIRSYTWLNFLYPIPF
- a CDS encoding TolC family protein, encoding MRPHAHVVLLAALLAGCPLARPPEQPAVLEQALPKGTTVPPAWNAPASPEAVRGDWVKSFGDPGLEAVVAEAIASNPDLRRAAASVEIARQTVVVVGARLWPQIGARIGAARTRDVGEDEANSNMEYVGLAWELDVWGRIRAQRAAAKESYEATALDYAFARQSLAATTAKSWYLAIATHALVELAQRAVALYAEQLDLVRVRQAAGRVAEFDVVQAKASLAAAESELRAVQADSSAARRALELLLGRYPAGDIALRAGFVPAPPPVAAGLPSALLERRPDVAAAERRVLAAFRLHEAAKLALLPSFAITVEGGRLSDKILDLLQLNPTILHAAIGMEIPIYQGGALLARVKIATAEQEAAVAAYASAALAAFAEVENALTNQVTLAERIQYDRQALDDRIASVKIVRTRYTAGASDMLTVIILESEALAAERNVIELQNAQLANRIDLHLALGGDFGT